From the Betaproteobacteria bacterium genome, one window contains:
- a CDS encoding molybdopterin molybdenumtransferase MoeA has translation MSTPTTLRDLSSADDYDPNSMPVDKARAHIRAFLSPISGVERLNLRAALGRVLAEDVRSPLDVPGQDNSAMDGYAFRAADLKPDQDTALIVAGTSFAGVPMSGSIGAGQAARIMTGGVVPQGCDTVIMQERVTTEGNTVRIPPGQRTGQNVRKAGCDIKRDAVVFATGQILRPSELGMIASLGIGEISVYRKLRVVFFSTGDELVSIGHPLAVGQIYDSNRYTLHGMLTRMGVEVLDMGVIRDDPASIENAFSSASEIADVVITSGGVSVGEADFVKQILDKLGEVLFWKIAMKPGRPLAYGKLGKAHFFGLPGNPVSSMVTFYQFVREALLVLAGAHPAPIPLLKATCTDAIKKAPGRTEFQRGILSQGADGQWSVRPTGDQGSAVLSSMSLANCFIVLPDAQGNTPPGTIVGVQLLEGFF, from the coding sequence ATGTCCACACCCACCACACTACGCGACCTGTCCAGCGCGGACGATTACGATCCCAATTCCATGCCAGTGGACAAGGCGCGCGCGCACATTCGCGCCTTTCTCTCGCCCATTTCCGGGGTGGAGCGGCTCAATCTTCGCGCCGCGCTAGGAAGAGTCTTGGCGGAGGACGTACGCTCCCCGCTGGATGTGCCGGGCCAGGACAATTCCGCCATGGACGGTTACGCTTTCCGCGCCGCTGATTTGAAGCCGGATCAGGACACCGCGCTCATCGTGGCCGGCACCTCCTTCGCCGGCGTACCGATGAGCGGATCGATAGGCGCGGGACAAGCCGCTCGCATCATGACCGGCGGCGTAGTGCCACAAGGTTGCGACACGGTCATCATGCAGGAACGCGTCACCACGGAAGGCAACACAGTGCGCATTCCTCCTGGCCAGCGGACGGGCCAGAACGTGCGCAAGGCGGGGTGCGACATCAAGCGCGATGCCGTCGTGTTCGCCACTGGGCAAATACTGCGGCCCTCTGAGCTTGGCATGATTGCGTCCCTGGGCATCGGAGAGATTTCGGTGTACCGCAAGCTGCGGGTGGTCTTCTTCTCCACCGGCGACGAGTTGGTCTCCATCGGGCATCCACTGGCCGTGGGGCAAATTTACGACAGCAACCGCTACACGTTGCACGGAATGCTCACGCGCATGGGCGTGGAAGTGCTCGACATGGGTGTGATACGCGACGACCCTGCATCGATCGAGAACGCCTTTAGCAGCGCCTCGGAAATCGCCGATGTGGTCATCACCAGTGGCGGCGTATCCGTGGGCGAGGCGGATTTCGTCAAGCAGATTCTCGACAAACTCGGCGAAGTGTTGTTCTGGAAAATCGCCATGAAGCCAGGCCGGCCTTTGGCTTACGGGAAACTCGGTAAGGCGCATTTCTTTGGCCTCCCTGGGAACCCCGTCTCCTCCATGGTGACTTTCTACCAATTCGTGCGCGAAGCCTTGCTGGTGCTGGCAGGCGCCCATCCTGCTCCCATTCCTTTGTTGAAGGCCACCTGCACGGACGCCATCAAGAAGGCGCCGGGGCGCACCGAATTTCAGCGCGGCATTCTGTCCCAGGGCGCGGATGGCCAGTGGAGCGTGCGGCCCACCGGCGATCAAGGTTCGGCGGTGTTGAGTTCCATGAGTCTTGCCAATTGCTTCATCGTGTTGCCGGATGCGCAGGGCAATACGCCGCCGGGCACCATCGTCGGCGTTCAACTGCTGGAAGGATTTTTCTAG
- the moaD gene encoding molybdopterin converting factor subunit 1, whose translation MLKILYFARLREAFGASHEEIALPAGIVNVGGLVAFLHSRGGNWEKELAPQRNFRVAVNQDMADPETKISAGDEIALFPPVTGG comes from the coding sequence ATGTTGAAAATCTTGTACTTCGCCCGGCTGCGAGAGGCCTTCGGGGCCTCTCATGAAGAAATCGCCTTGCCCGCCGGGATCGTCAATGTGGGCGGCTTGGTCGCATTTCTGCATTCGCGTGGCGGAAACTGGGAGAAGGAACTGGCACCCCAGCGCAATTTCCGGGTGGCGGTGAACCAGGACATGGCGGATCCAGAAACCAAGATATCGGCGGGCGACGAGATCGCGCTGTTTCCTCCGGTGACAGGGGGGTGA
- the moaA gene encoding GTP 3',8-cyclase MoaA: MSAIHFMPTTRPAKHAPLGNVLRDTRNRPLRDLRISVTDRCNFRCVYCMPKEVFGKDFQFLEREQLLSFGEINRLVRIFRDHGVEKIRITGGEPLVRRKLERLIEMLAYWDDLDLTLTTNGSLLKQKARDLRSAGLKRITVSLDSLDDAVFKAMNDAGFPVDKVLEGIEEAAAAGFAPIKVNMVVKRGINDHHVVPMARYFKEKGHILRFIEFMDVGATNGWKMQHVVPSRELAAMIHAEMPIETLEPNYTGEVAERWRYLDGGGEVGFISSVTQAFCGTCTRARLSAEGQLFTCLFATQGTDLRSLIRSEASDGEISQMIERVWTARTDRYSEIRTSETAKLRKVEMSYIGG, translated from the coding sequence ATGTCCGCTATTCATTTCATGCCAACCACCCGGCCAGCCAAGCACGCCCCCTTGGGAAACGTGTTGCGCGATACCCGCAACCGCCCGCTGCGTGACTTGCGCATCTCGGTCACGGACCGCTGCAATTTCCGCTGCGTGTACTGCATGCCCAAGGAGGTGTTCGGGAAGGATTTCCAGTTCCTGGAGCGCGAGCAGCTTCTGAGTTTCGGCGAGATCAACCGTTTGGTGCGCATCTTTCGCGATCACGGGGTGGAGAAAATCCGGATCACGGGTGGCGAGCCCCTGGTGCGCCGCAAGCTGGAACGCTTGATCGAAATGCTGGCTTATTGGGACGACCTCGATCTCACCCTCACCACCAATGGCTCTTTGCTAAAGCAGAAGGCACGCGACTTGAGGAGCGCGGGCCTGAAGCGCATCACCGTGAGTCTAGATTCGCTCGACGATGCCGTGTTCAAGGCCATGAACGATGCCGGTTTCCCGGTGGATAAAGTCCTCGAAGGCATCGAAGAAGCCGCGGCCGCTGGATTCGCGCCCATCAAGGTCAACATGGTGGTCAAGCGCGGGATCAACGACCACCATGTCGTGCCCATGGCGCGTTACTTCAAGGAGAAGGGCCACATCTTGCGCTTCATCGAGTTCATGGATGTAGGCGCCACCAACGGCTGGAAGATGCAGCACGTGGTGCCCTCGCGTGAATTGGCCGCCATGATCCACGCCGAGATGCCCATCGAAACCCTGGAACCCAACTACACCGGCGAAGTCGCCGAACGCTGGCGCTACCTGGATGGTGGCGGCGAAGTGGGCTTCATCTCCTCGGTCACGCAGGCCTTCTGCGGCACATGCACCCGCGCCCGCCTTTCCGCCGAGGGACAGCTTTTCACCTGCTTATTCGCCACCCAAGGCACCGACTTGCGTTCGCTGATCCGTAGCGAAGCCTCAGACGGGGAAATCTCCCAAATGATTGAGCGCGTGTGGACAGCGCGCACGGACCGTTACTCCGAGATTCGCACCTCGGAGACGGCGAAGCTGCGCAAGGTCGAGATGTCCTACATCGGAGGCTAG
- the mobA gene encoding molybdenum cofactor guanylyltransferase: protein MPVTGVILVGGRGTRMGGADKGLAQYDGRPLIEWMIECIRPQVDELLINANRNLGQYASYGLTVVNDLRDDYAGPLAGLQAAMTKAAHDWLLMVPCDTPALPRNLVSRLAEAASGAKAEIAVAQTQQGWHPTVALLRRGLAADLDAFLASGQRRVRDWISNQPHVAVSFDAAGDFANLNTPAELSSMYPQRKRLTDMRPHAVRKPPGRRVV, encoded by the coding sequence ATGCCAGTGACGGGCGTCATCCTCGTAGGCGGGCGAGGAACCCGGATGGGCGGCGCCGACAAAGGACTGGCGCAATACGACGGACGGCCACTGATCGAATGGATGATCGAATGCATTCGTCCGCAGGTGGACGAATTGCTCATCAACGCCAATCGCAATCTTGGCCAGTACGCTTCCTACGGCCTGACCGTGGTGAACGACTTGCGTGATGATTACGCCGGCCCCCTGGCGGGCCTCCAGGCGGCTATGACCAAGGCGGCGCATGATTGGCTGCTCATGGTGCCTTGCGATACCCCTGCTCTTCCGCGCAATCTTGTTTCCCGCCTCGCGGAAGCGGCCAGCGGCGCGAAGGCAGAAATCGCCGTCGCGCAAACACAGCAAGGCTGGCATCCCACCGTCGCGCTGCTCCGCCGCGGCCTGGCGGCGGATCTGGACGCCTTCCTCGCAAGCGGCCAACGCCGGGTTAGAGACTGGATATCGAATCAGCCTCACGTGGCGGTGTCCTTTGATGCCGCCGGTGATTTTGCCAACTTGAACACGCCCGCCGAGCTATCAAGCATGTATCCGCAACGCAAGCGCCTTACCGACATGCGCCCGCATGCGGTCAGGAAGCCGCCGGGCCGGCGAGTCGTATAA